The Bos mutus isolate GX-2022 chromosome 7, NWIPB_WYAK_1.1, whole genome shotgun sequence genome window below encodes:
- the LOC102288329 gene encoding LOW QUALITY PROTEIN: olfactory receptor 7A17 (The sequence of the model RefSeq protein was modified relative to this genomic sequence to represent the inferred CDS: inserted 1 base in 1 codon), translating into MEPGNNTQFSEFFLLGLSEEQELQPLIFGLFLSMYLITVFGNLLIILVTISDSHLHTPMYFFLSNLSFVDMCFTSTTIPKMLQNIENQSKVITYEGCIIQVFFXIFSAGLDDFLLTVMAYDRFVAICQPLHYKVIMNPRLCGLLLLVSWIMSAMNSLLHTLMVLQLTFCREVEIPQFFCELNQMVQLACSDTFLNNMVMYLASVLLAGGPFAGILYSYSKIVSSIRRISSTQGKFKAFSTCASHLSVVFLFYCTSLGVYLSSAATHSSHSSATASVMYTVVTPMLNPFIYSLRNKDIKRALKRVCGIVAIKRPIVLGQMKCP; encoded by the exons ATGGAACCAGGTAACAATAcacaattttctgaattttttcttctgggactttCAGAAGAACAAGAATTGCAGCCCCTTATCTTTGGACTTTTCCTCTCCATGTACCTGATCACTGTGTTTGGAAACCTGCTCATTATCCTGGTCACCATCTCTGACTCCCATcttcacacccccatgtacttcttcctctccaacttGTCCTTTGTAGACATGTGcttcacctccaccaccatcccaAAGATGCTACAGAATATCGAGAACCAGAGCAAAGTCATAACCTATGAAGGCTGTATCATTCAGGTGTTTT ACATATTCTCTGCAGGATTAGATGACTTCCTCCTGACAGTGATGGCCTACGACCGCTTTGTGGCCATCTGCCAGCCCCTTCACTACAAAGTCATCATGAACCCTCGGCTCTGTGGACTACTGTTATTGGTGTCCTGGATAATGAGTGCTATGAATTCCTTGTTACATACTTTAATGGTTTTGCAACTGACCTTCTGTAGAGAGGTGGAAATTCCCCAATTTTTTTGTGAACTCAATCAGATGGTCCAACTTGCCTGTTCTGATACCTTTCTTAATAACATGGTGATGTATTTGGCATCAGTGCTACTAGCTGGTGGGCCGTTTGCTGGTATCCTTTACTCTTACTCTAAGATAGTCTCTTCCATACGAAGAATCTCATCAACTCAGGGAAAGTTTAAAGCATTTTCCACTTGTGCATCTCATCTctcagttgtctttttattttattgtacaaGCCTAGGAGTGTACCTTAGTTCTGCTGCTACACACAGCTCACACTCAAGTGCAACAGCCTCTGTGATGTACACTGTGGTCAcacccatgctgaaccccttcatctacagTCTGAGGAACAAAGACATAAAGAGGGCTCTGAAGAGAGTCTGTGGAATAGTAGCTATAAAAAGGCCAATTGTCCTGGGGCAGATGAAGTGCCCTTGA